Proteins encoded in a region of the Brassica napus cultivar Da-Ae unplaced genomic scaffold, Da-Ae ScsIHWf_1386;HRSCAF=1966, whole genome shotgun sequence genome:
- the LOC106357590 gene encoding LOW QUALITY PROTEIN: triosephosphate isomerase, cytosolic (The sequence of the model RefSeq protein was modified relative to this genomic sequence to represent the inferred CDS: inserted 1 base in 1 codon; deleted 1 base in 1 codon) — MARKFFVGGNWKCNGTAEEVKKIVNTLNEAQVPSQDVVEVVVSPPYVFLPLVKSILRPDFXVAAQNCWVKKGGAFTGEVSAEMLVNLDIPWVILGHSERRALLNESNEFVGDKVAYALAQGLKVIACVGETLEQREAGSTMDVVAAQTKAIADRVSNWSNVVIAYEPVWAIGTGKVASPAQAQEVHDELRKWLAKNVSADVAATTRIIFSGSVNGGNCKELGGQADVDGFLVGGASLKPEFIDIIKAAEVKKSA; from the exons ATGGCTCGAAAGTTCTTCGTCGGAGGCAACTGGAAATGC AACGGAACTGCTGAGGAGGTGAAGAAGATTGTCAACACTCTTAACGAAGCTCAAGTTCCTTCCCAGGATGTCGTTG AGGTTGTGGTTAGCCCTCCCTATGTGTTCCTTCCTCTGGTTAAGAGCATATTGAGGCCTGACT ATGTTGCGGCACAGAATTGCTGGGTCAAGAAAGGAGGTGCCTTCACTGGTGAAGTTAG TGCTGAGATGCTTGTGAACTTGGACATCCCATGGGTTATCCTTGGTCACTCTGAAAGGAGGGCACTCCTCAATGAATCAAACGAG TTTGTTGGAGACAAGGTTGCCTATGCTCTTGCTCAAGGTTTGAAAGTGATTGCTTGTGTGGGTGAGACTCTTGAGCAGCGGGAGGCAGGGTCGACCATGGATGTTGTGGCTGCCCAGACCAAAGCTATTGCTG ATCGAGTGTCGAACTGGTCAAATGTTGTCATAGCCTATGAGCCAGTGTGGGCCATTGGAACCGGAAAGGTCGCTAGC CCCGCCCAAGCTCAGGAA GTACATGATGAGCTAAGGAAGTGGCTTGCAAAGAACGTGAGCGCTGATGTCGCTGCTACAACCCGCATCATCT TTTCAGGATCTGTCAATGGTGGTAACTGCAAGGAGCTAGGTGGTCAAGCCGATGTTGATGGTTTCTTGGTCGGTGGTGCTTCTCTAAAG